The genomic stretch ACATCCAATCGCTCACCTATCAGTTGAGCCGCCGCGGCAAGTCCACCGATCTGCTGCGCTCGGTGTACCAGATCAACGAGTATCAGAAGAGCTACCTGATCGAGCGTGCGGTACACGAGGCGCTTTTCAATTTCAACCATAAAACGGTGACCTTGCTGGGGCTGGCCTTCAAGAAGCACACCAATGACATACGTGACTCGTCTGCGCTCAAGGTCGTGGATAGCCTGCTGGCGCTGGGCGTCAAGGCGATCCGGGCCTATGACCCCCTGGCGACCGAGGAGGCGCAGCGTTACTTCGATCCGGCGCGCAATCACCTGTTCGAGAAGATCAGCTATCACGACAGCGCCCACGCGGCCCTGGAAGGCAGCGATGCCCTGTTCATCTCGACCGATTGGGAGGAATTCCGCGGTATTTCTAATGAGATCGAGCAGACCTCGCGGCCGCCCTATCTGATCATTGACGGCCGGCGCATGATTTCTGACTTTGCCGAACTGGTCGCGCGCGGTTACACCTATCTGGCTGTGGGCGCGCCGGTGCTGCGACCTGACGCACCTGTTGCAGAGCCTGCGGAGGACGACGAGGAATAGATCAATCGAGGGAGATCGTCATGACGGGCAAGTATTTTGACGAGCTGACGGTGGGGATGCGGATCCAACACAGCCTGGGGCGCACGGTGACGGAGATGGATAATGTGCTTTTCAGTGCTCTGACGATGAACTCGCAGCCGCTGCATCTGAATGAGGACTTTGCCAGCCGCACGTCGTTTGGGCAGCGCATCGTCAACGGCATTTTTACGCTGGGGCTGGTGGTGGGGTTGACTGTGCCGGAACTGACGGAAGGCACGATTGTGGCCAACCTGTCCTATGAACGGGTGACCCATCCACGCCCTGTCTATCATGGCGACACGATCTACGTGGAGACAGAGGTGCTGGAAATGCGGGATTCCGCCTCCAAGCCCGACCGCGGCCTGGTGCGGCTGCGTCACATTGGCAAGAATCAGGCCGGTATGGTAGTGATTGAATTGGAACGGACGGTACTTTTTCTGAAGCGACCAATCTGAGAAGGTTGCGGGCGACCGAAGTCGCGGCAAGGATGATCAACCCTGCCTGCGCAGGCTAGCGCCGGACGCAGGAGACTAAGCAGTGACACGAAAGGTGAGAAAACATGAAAGTTGGAGTTCTAGGCGCCGGGAATATCGGCGGTACGCTGGGCAAGCGATGGGCGCATGCCGGTCATACGGTTCAGTTCGGCGTGCGTGAAGCGAACAGCCCTCATGTGCAAGCGTTTGTCAGCGAGCTGGGGGCGCAGGCAGCGGTTGGGACGATGGCCTCCGCCATTGCTTTCGGCGATGTCGTGGTCTTTGCCATTCCCGGCGGCGCCATGGAGGCAACCATTCGCACCCATGCCGCGGCCTTGAACGGCAAAATTGTCATTGACGCGGCCAACCGCATGGGCGCGCCGACCATGAACAGCGCTGCCGTCTTCGCCGCCCAGGCGCCGAGCGCCAGGGTGTTTCGGGCGTTCAACAGCATGGGTTGGGAAAATCTCGTCAATCCTCGCTTTGGCGATCAACAGGCCGATCTGTTCTACT from Candidatus Amarolinea dominans encodes the following:
- a CDS encoding MaoC family dehydratase, whose protein sequence is MTGKYFDELTVGMRIQHSLGRTVTEMDNVLFSALTMNSQPLHLNEDFASRTSFGQRIVNGIFTLGLVVGLTVPELTEGTIVANLSYERVTHPRPVYHGDTIYVETEVLEMRDSASKPDRGLVRLRHIGKNQAGMVVIELERTVLFLKRPI
- a CDS encoding NAD(P)-binding domain-containing protein encodes the protein MKVGVLGAGNIGGTLGKRWAHAGHTVQFGVREANSPHVQAFVSELGAQAAVGTMASAIAFGDVVVFAIPGGAMEATIRTHAAALNGKIVIDAANRMGAPTMNSAAVFAAQAPSARVFRAFNSMGWENLVNPRFGDQQADLFYCGAGGDAQVAVEQLIADAGLHPIRVGEIAQAPLVDMVTGLWFALANGQRMGRHLAFKVLRNEN